Proteins encoded by one window of Paenibacillus urinalis:
- a CDS encoding bifunctional 2-keto-4-hydroxyglutarate aldolase/2-keto-3-deoxy-6-phosphogluconate aldolase yields the protein MKKLELLHKMFEQGVVAVLRADSADQVVQMAEQAIAGGIKVIEITLTVPGALQAIERLSQKYSWNAANEEEFAIIGAGTVLEPQSARAAIMAGSEFIVGPALNPETVKLCNLYRVPILPGVMTIAEVQSALELGVDVVKLFPGNVYDPSIIKTMKGPLPQANFMPTGGVSLSNLGDWIKGGAVAVGIGSDLTAEAVKTGDMTHVRRKAEQYMDVYRKAVQEK from the coding sequence ATGAAAAAATTAGAGCTGCTACATAAGATGTTTGAGCAAGGTGTCGTCGCGGTACTGCGCGCGGATTCAGCCGATCAGGTTGTTCAGATGGCAGAGCAGGCAATTGCAGGGGGCATCAAAGTCATTGAGATCACACTGACCGTACCTGGAGCTCTGCAGGCAATTGAGCGTTTGAGCCAGAAATATTCCTGGAATGCAGCAAATGAAGAGGAGTTTGCCATCATTGGGGCTGGGACGGTGCTGGAGCCGCAATCTGCTCGCGCTGCGATTATGGCAGGATCCGAGTTCATCGTAGGCCCAGCCTTGAATCCGGAGACCGTCAAATTGTGTAATCTGTACCGTGTCCCTATCCTGCCGGGAGTGATGACGATTGCCGAGGTTCAGTCGGCCTTGGAACTTGGTGTAGATGTCGTTAAGCTATTCCCGGGGAATGTATACGATCCCTCGATTATCAAAACGATGAAGGGCCCGCTTCCGCAAGCGAATTTTATGCCAACCGGGGGAGTGTCATTAAGCAATCTGGGAGACTGGATCAAGGGAGGAGCGGTCGCCGTTGGAATCGGTTCAGATCTGACAGCAGAGGCCGTCAAGACCGGCGATATGACTCATGTCCGTCGCAAAGCTGAGCAGTATATGGACGTATACCGAAAGGCCGTTCAAGAGAAATAG